One segment of Balaenoptera ricei isolate mBalRic1 chromosome 8, mBalRic1.hap2, whole genome shotgun sequence DNA contains the following:
- the LOC132369565 gene encoding protein PIP-1-like translates to MGTRFLLLLLGLSLLLGLLQALECFQCHRVNASGVCESGESFCQTQDSQQCFLRKVYEGDRFLYGYQGCGDLCLPVSFFRQNARVDFVCCSDSSFCNKL, encoded by the exons ATGGGGACGcgcttcctgctgctgctgctgggcctCTCCTTGCTGCTGGGCCTCCTGCAAG CTCTAGAATGTTTCCAGTGTCACCGAGTCAATGCCAGCGGGGTTTGTGAGAGCGGGGAAAGCTTCTGCCAAACTCAAGACAGCCAGCAGTGCTTCCTGAGGAAGGTCTACGAag gTGACAGGTTCCTGTATGGATACCAGGGCTGTGGGGACCTGTGTCTCCCCGTGTCTTTCTTCAGACAAAATGCTCGAGTGGATTTTGTGTGCTGCAGTGACTCATCTTTCTGTAACAAGCTTTAG